In a single window of the Roseiconus lacunae genome:
- a CDS encoding DUF1571 domain-containing protein yields the protein MAASLVTAGCLPPAVADQPVPEPENPKPGAETSAQSVGFRMRSNVLPSHPIDPALEIAQKSLAHVKNNIDDYTALFAKRCRVGGELPPLQFAHLKMRNRKLENGSIVAPMSVYLDYLKPSSLKGREVIWVENAYDGKLVVHQGGLAGLITLHLDPEGSLAMRGQRYSIQSIGIEKLLEQVIEVASHDRNYGECLVEIDDDARLGQHRCTRVTITHPEKRDHFRFHRAVVLFDNDLQLPIRYCAWTWPTSPGGKPVLDEEYNYLKMQVNTGLSQSDFDPANPDYRYVD from the coding sequence ATGGCCGCGTCTCTCGTCACCGCCGGCTGCTTGCCTCCGGCGGTCGCCGATCAACCTGTTCCCGAGCCCGAGAATCCTAAGCCAGGAGCCGAAACTTCGGCCCAATCGGTCGGCTTTCGGATGCGAAGCAACGTGCTTCCTTCCCATCCGATCGACCCCGCACTGGAAATCGCTCAGAAAAGTCTGGCGCACGTGAAGAACAACATCGATGACTACACCGCATTGTTTGCCAAGCGATGCCGGGTCGGAGGCGAGTTGCCCCCACTTCAATTTGCGCACCTGAAAATGCGGAACCGAAAGCTCGAAAACGGTTCCATCGTCGCCCCGATGAGCGTCTACCTGGACTACTTAAAACCGAGTTCGCTTAAAGGCCGAGAAGTGATTTGGGTTGAGAACGCGTATGACGGAAAACTGGTCGTCCATCAAGGCGGCTTGGCCGGACTGATTACACTGCACCTTGATCCCGAAGGTAGTCTGGCGATGCGAGGTCAGAGGTACTCGATTCAATCGATCGGCATTGAAAAGTTACTCGAACAAGTGATCGAGGTCGCCAGCCATGATCGTAACTATGGTGAGTGCTTGGTCGAAATTGACGACGACGCCCGACTGGGACAGCATCGTTGTACCCGAGTGACGATCACTCATCCGGAAAAACGGGATCACTTCCGCTTTCATCGCGCGGTCGTGCTCTTTGACAACGACTTGCAACTCCCGATTCGATACTGTGCCTGGACTTGGCCGACCTCGCCAGGTGGAAAACCAGTCTTGGACGAAGAATACAATTACTTGAAGATGCAAGTGAACACGGGGCTTTCGCAAAGCGACTTTGATCCGGCCAATCCAGACTATCGCTATGTCGATTAG
- a CDS encoding serine hydrolase domain-containing protein: MRTIPRESPAIKYLAINGTVEAGYEPVAEAFADNFRRRRERGAACTIYHRGQKVVDIWAGTRCHRSEAEWERETLSLVFSVTKGMAAAAMAVAHGKGYFELDAPVADYWPEFGTAGKSSITVRQLMSHQAGVITIDRPVTPQDLADHDRMGRWLAQQEPLWKPGQYHGYHTFTLGWYQNELIRRTDPQGRTLGQFFDAEIARPLDADFYIGLPESVPDHQISRTHGYHKIKALAHLNELPPGMIAAGIWPRSLTARSVKFMRLGDPATLADPKFRRVEIPSAGGFGQARAVARIYDVLARGGQELGLDGKTFGELCRPATMPERGSRDVVLKLNVGYGFGFSKPSDGFQFGSDEAAFGCPGAGGCFAMADPSTELAFAYLTNTMSFRIFDDPRERAVREAMYRCAGASTLNHTRAA, encoded by the coding sequence ATGCGTACGATCCCGAGAGAAAGCCCGGCAATCAAATACTTGGCGATCAATGGGACCGTTGAAGCGGGATATGAACCGGTCGCCGAAGCGTTTGCCGACAACTTTCGCCGTCGCCGCGAACGTGGTGCTGCATGCACGATTTATCACCGCGGACAGAAAGTGGTCGACATCTGGGCAGGGACGCGGTGCCATCGAAGCGAAGCAGAATGGGAACGAGAAACGCTATCGCTTGTCTTTTCGGTCACCAAAGGGATGGCGGCTGCGGCGATGGCGGTGGCGCATGGCAAGGGGTACTTTGAACTTGATGCCCCAGTCGCCGACTATTGGCCGGAATTCGGAACGGCTGGTAAATCGTCGATCACCGTCCGCCAACTCATGTCACATCAAGCAGGTGTGATCACGATCGATCGACCGGTAACCCCGCAAGATTTGGCCGATCATGATCGCATGGGACGTTGGCTGGCGCAGCAAGAACCACTCTGGAAACCCGGTCAATATCACGGCTACCACACCTTCACCCTGGGATGGTACCAAAACGAGTTGATTCGGCGGACGGATCCCCAAGGCCGCACACTGGGCCAGTTTTTCGATGCCGAGATCGCTCGACCACTCGATGCCGATTTCTACATCGGACTGCCCGAATCGGTACCCGATCATCAGATCAGCCGCACTCACGGGTATCACAAAATCAAAGCGCTCGCTCATTTGAACGAGTTGCCTCCTGGGATGATTGCCGCAGGTATCTGGCCACGTTCGTTAACCGCACGCTCAGTCAAATTCATGCGTCTGGGCGATCCGGCGACCCTGGCCGATCCAAAATTCCGCCGTGTCGAAATTCCTTCGGCTGGCGGATTCGGACAAGCACGGGCGGTCGCACGGATCTACGACGTACTGGCACGTGGCGGACAAGAATTAGGTTTGGACGGCAAGACCTTTGGCGAACTTTGCCGGCCGGCGACGATGCCAGAACGAGGCAGCCGGGACGTCGTGTTGAAACTTAACGTCGGCTACGGTTTCGGATTTTCAAAACCAAGTGATGGGTTTCAATTTGGCAGCGACGAAGCTGCGTTCGGTTGCCCCGGCGCCGGTGGTTGTTTCGCGATGGCGGATCCATCGACTGAGCTAGCGTTTGCCTATTTGACCAACACGATGAGCTTCCGAATCTTTGATGACCCCCGGGAACGTGCGGTGCGAGAAGCGATGTATCGCTGCGCCGGAGCATCAACCCTCAATCACACCCGTGCCGCCTAA